Proteins co-encoded in one Brassica oleracea var. oleracea cultivar TO1000 chromosome C4, BOL, whole genome shotgun sequence genomic window:
- the LOC106336779 gene encoding ubiquitin receptor RAD23d codes for MKIFVKTLKGTNFEIEVNPADTISDTKRRIETHQGAQYPAAQQMLIHQGKVLKDETTLEENNVVENSFIVIMLSKAKVSSSGASTASAPAPAPQAQPAQTVATPQVAAPTVSVPEPTSVAATVAAPSAAAASTQTDVYGQAASNLVAGNTLESTVQQILDMGGGSWDRDTVVRALRAAFNNPERAVEYLYSGIPSQAEIPPAPQAPATGGQAANPLAQEAAPVSATGGPNANPLDLFPQGMPAADAGAGAGNLDFLRNSQQFQALRAMVQANPQILQPMLQELGKQNPQLVRLIQEHQADFLRLINEPVEGEENAMEQLEAAMPQAVTVTPEEREAIERLEAMGFDRAMVLEVFFACNKNEELAANYLLDHMHEFEEQ; via the exons ATGAAGATCTTCGTCAAGACTCTCAAGGGGACCAACTTCGAGATCGAAGTGAATCCGGCTGATACG ATCTCTGATACTAAGAGAAGAATAGAAACTCATCAAGGTGCGCAATACCCGGCGGCTCAGCAGATGCTAATCCACCAAGGAAAAGTTCTCAAGGATGAGACTACATTGGAAGAGAACAACGTTGTCGAGAACAGTTTCATTGTCATCATGTTGTCTAAG GCCAAGGTTTCTTCAAGCGGGGCATCAACTGCCTCTGCGCCTGCACCAGCACCTCAG GCTCAGCCTGCACAGACAGTAGCTACACCACAGGTGGCTGCTCCAACTGTCTCAGT TCCAGAGCCTACAAGTGTAGCTGCAACCGTTGCAGCACCTAGTGCTGCTGCTGCTTC GACGCAAACAGATGTGTATGGTCAAGCAGCGTCAAACCTTGTTGCTGGGAATACTCTGGAGTCCACTGTCCAGCAAATTCTTGACATGGGTGGAGGTAGTTGGGACCGTGACACTGTTGTCCGAGCCCTGAGAGCCGCCTTTAACAACCCTGAAAGGGCTGTTGAATATCTCTACTCT GGAATCCCTTCTCAAGCTGAAATCCCGCCAGCCCCTCAAGCCCCAGCTACTGGTGGACAGGCAGCAAATCCTCTAGCACAAGAAGCTGCTCCAGTTTCTGCAACTGGTGGTCCAAACGCAAATCCATTAGACCTGTTCCCTCAG GGCATGCCCGCAGCAGACGCTGGTGCTGGAGCTGGTAATCTTGATTTCCTGCGTAACAGTCAACAG TTCCAAGCCCTGCGAGCTATGGTACAAGCGAACCCACAAATTTTACAG CCTATGCTTCAGGAGCTCGGTAAACAAAACCCGCAGCTTGTGCGTCTAATTCAAGAGCACCAGGCCGACTTCCTACGCTTGATAAATGAACCGGTCGAGGGAGAAGA GAACGCCATGGAACAGTTGGAAGCAGCCATGCCACAAGCTGTTACCGTCACACCTGAAGAGCGTGAAGCCATTGAACGG CTGGAAGCGATGGGGTTTGATCGTGCGATGGTCTTGGAGGTGTTCTTTGCGTGCAACAAGAATGAAGAACTTGCAGCTAACTATCTTCTAGATCACATGCACGAGTTTGAAGAACAATAG